In Alligator mississippiensis isolate rAllMis1 chromosome 9, rAllMis1, whole genome shotgun sequence, the genomic stretch CTTAATGAAGACAACGTGAGAGCCACTGACCAGTTTGATTTATATTCCACACAGCAAAGCAAATACAGCCATGCAGTCAGCCACAAACCAATTGCATGCCAGAGACAAGACACGTTAAATGAATCGCACTTGCAGACCACAAGTGGCAGGAATATAGAGACAAAAGATgaactaaagaaaaagaaaaacctcaaCCGGTCTGGCAAACGTGGAAGGCCTTCGGGGACCACAAAATCAGCAGGGTACCGAACCAGCACAGGTCGACCCCTTGGGACCACCAAAGCAGCTGGATTTAAGACAAGTCCAGGCAGACCCTTGGGTACAACTAAAGCTGCAGGATACAAAGTCAGCCCAGGGAGACCTCCAGGTAGCATTAAAGCTCTATCACGGCTTGCAAATCTAAGTTAtacttgtggcagtgcagctttTCCCTATCCTATGGTGCGTAACATAGGAATGCATGTTGCTGGTGATGAAACTAGCAGCAAAATCAAACAACCCAATGAGTGAAAGAAAGGAGTTAGGTAGCAGTTCCTCATTAACCCATTTCTAAAATGAGTCTTGACatgtttttcaattttttttttaatgtaatatttcCATGTCTTTGGCTTtccaaattttattttatttctgttcagTGTCCACAGATGCAAACCAGTAATTTTAAAGGTAACATTGAAAGGGCATTGGTataattttgtggggtttttttacatagGTTTTTAAGAAAACTCCTAAATGATGCCCTTGTGTGTTTATTTAAAGTAATGCTTATGTCCTGAATTTCACCTTTTACTCTCAGACAAATATAATTGTGTGGTTATGCATAAGCAATTGAAATGAGGAGGAAAGCATTATCTGACCCTTGGCTCATGAAGTAAGCCTCGGCCACAGTAAAGAACTTATCCAGAAGAGTTTATAACTGATGAAGCAAAAGAACTTGATTCAGGACTACTTTACCAGTAATGACTGTGGAAGTTTTGCAGTTCCCGCGTGTTTTTTATAGGAAGGAATAGAGAGCAAACTAAATTTTCCACTTTTGCTGGATCTTACACAGACCTCAAATGTTTATAGATATTTCGaaacttttaaaaactattttttttaaaagtgctgatTTCAGGCAGTTTTTATTTGCTGAGTTGTAGCAGTAAGTCCGTTTTCACTAATTttccaaaaatgtattttgaaagtactaaataaCAACACGGAGCATTTATACAGCGCTTTACATCTTTGCAGCGCCTTATGAACATGAAGTAACTTGCCTTTAGGCAATGGCTGATCTTTTAGTTATACTCCTTACAGGATTCCActgtataattttaaaatgcctAAGAGTGCATATACCAAAATTCAAATGCTTCAATATAAATCTGTAATATTTTATAAGAAACTACAAAATAAGTACTGTTCATCCTGATAATATACTTAATTACACATTATGTTCTGACATCTGTAAATACCTATTTAATCTGCTTTTTTGCCTTTACAGTATGTCTTAGGTGGCAGCAGTTGATAGATTTTGAAGTATTAATTTAGGATGTTTACAAATTACACTTTTTAAGTAGACGCTGTTGCCAAGTTATCAGATTTAGTGTTGGCAGATATTCCAGGAATATAGCTATCCCATTATTTAACATTTATACTCTATTTAAATTATGGGAGCTTATAATTCTACCAAAGGACACCATTTTCATGATTCATAATAGCCAACTTTATGGTTGGTACAAACAGTACGTAGTTTACTGCATTGCTAGCCCTCAGATGCAAAGCGGTCTGTAGGAATTCATCTATGCATGCAAGCTGAAAAAGTATGTCGTTGGTTAACTATAA encodes the following:
- the C9H5orf24 gene encoding UPF0461 protein C5orf24 homolog isoform X1 produces the protein MMHPVASSNTAFCGTGKSSCLNEDNVRATDQFDLYSTQQSKYSHAVSHKPIACQRQDTLNESHLQTTSGRNIETKDELKKKKNLNRSGKRGRPSGTTKSAGYRTSTGRPLGTTKAAGFKTSPGRPLGTTKAAGYKVSPGRPPGSIKALSRLANLSYTCGSAAFPYPMVRNIGMHVAGDETSSKIKQPNE
- the C9H5orf24 gene encoding UPF0461 protein C5orf24 homolog isoform X2; the protein is MMHPVASSNTAFCGTGKSSCLNEDNVRATDQFDLYSTQQSKYSHAVSHKPIACQRQDTLNESHLQTTSGRNIETKDELKKKKNLNRSGKRGRPSGTTKSAGYRTSTGRPLGTTKAAGFKTSPGRPLGTTKAAGYKVSPGRPPGKKQQAFRCSSDA
- the C9H5orf24 gene encoding UPF0461 protein C5orf24 homolog isoform X3: MMHPVASSNTAFCGTGKSSCLNEDNVRATDQFDLYSTQQSKYSHAVSHKPIACQRQDTLNESHLQTTSGRNIETKDELKKKKNLNRSGKRGRPSGTTKSAGYRTSTGRPLGTTKAAGFKTSPGRPLGTTKAAGYKVSPGRPPGSFWRKQLSIK